In Prescottella soli, a genomic segment contains:
- a CDS encoding GNAT family N-acetyltransferase — protein sequence MTSSFRIRPATSRDIVDAAETLGLAFADYPFTRHTVDSRDHRDRVRSLQRLFLTEIGLRCGNVWVSDDLTAVAVWTTPSSAGLDAAFGDIADQVTDLYGDRAEMAARADEATACLRPTDPVWYLATVGVAPASQGRGLGRAVLEPGLKAARDQGYAAYLETSSPSNVTFYERLGFEVVGSVPLPDDGPKVWAMLRT from the coding sequence GTGACTAGCAGTTTTCGGATCCGGCCGGCGACGTCGAGAGACATTGTCGATGCCGCAGAGACCCTCGGTCTTGCCTTTGCTGACTACCCGTTCACCCGGCATACCGTCGATTCACGAGATCACCGAGACCGCGTGCGGTCGTTGCAGCGACTATTTTTGACGGAGATCGGGTTGCGATGCGGAAACGTCTGGGTATCAGATGATTTGACTGCGGTGGCTGTGTGGACGACGCCGTCTTCGGCGGGTCTGGACGCGGCTTTCGGTGATATCGCGGACCAGGTCACCGATCTGTATGGTGATCGAGCGGAAATGGCTGCGAGGGCTGATGAGGCGACCGCCTGCCTGCGGCCGACGGATCCCGTCTGGTATCTGGCGACGGTGGGTGTTGCGCCTGCCTCGCAGGGTCGGGGTCTGGGTCGAGCTGTGCTCGAGCCCGGGCTGAAAGCGGCGCGGGATCAAGGTTATGCGGCGTATTTGGAGACGTCGTCTCCGTCCAATGTCACCTTCTATGAACGCCTGGGGTTCGAGGTCGTCGGAAGCGTGCCCCTGCCCGACGACGGGCCGAAGGTGTGGGCGATGCTGCGGACTTAG